Within the Candidatus Poribacteria bacterium genome, the region GTTTGATCTTACCTCTGATACAAGCTTTGTAGGCACAGGATATCCGGAGAGATTAATGTAATTTGAAAACCACGATCTGGATATGATATCTCCTTTTGGGCTTCTGGTCTCGGTATAGATCACCTTTCCCGACTTCATACATAGGACAAGGGATCCGACCTGCTTACGCGCTTTTTTAGGGGGGATCCAATACATGTACATTTTGTCTCCTTGCCTGTCGTAACGCTCGAGCTTAAATCCCTTACGACCGAGTTGACGTTGGGGATATATCGAGACCGTAATGGCATTTACAAAGGGAAGGAGGAAAGGGGAGCTCGATATAATCCTAAAGGCTTTTCCTCTATCAGGATAATATATCAGCATTTTATTTCCCTTAAGCCTCATAATCTGTCTCAGAGGCTGATTCACCTCGACATGGATCAAACCATTGGGAAGCTTGTATATCCTTCCAGAGGTGAGATCCGCTCTGTTCATTTCGAAAACTGTCCTATGAAAGTCCACGACGAAGCTATCGGTATCTATCATTATGATAAGAAGGGGGATGAGAAATAAATTCACCATCCGTATCCCACCTTGAAGGTCAAAGCTCCTGTATCGGGATCGAGGATATAGCTTGCCATGCTGAGCAGAACGTCATACCAGTAGTGAAAAGCCATTGAGGACCCCAGATCTTCCCCGCTTTTCCTGTAGATCAAACCCATATACCCTCCTAGGAGACTTGTCCAGATGGACGATAGAAGCCTCTCCTCAGGTTCATCCGAATTAAGTGCATGGGCGAGTCCGAATATCAGGGACTGTCCCAGGATAGCCAGCTTAGGTGAACCAGTGGCTCTTTCGATTTCGGTCTGTATCATCCCTCGGAACAACGCCTCTTCGCCAACGCCGACCCCTGAGAAAAGGGCTCCATAGTATCCCGCATGCAGGAGGAGCCCAATCTGAGGTGTAGATTTGAGGCCGAAGATATCAACCCTATCCCTGTCGAGAAGGCTTACATGATAGTGGTCGAGGATAAACATCAAACCCGTGGCTAAACCTGTAAAGCCCATAACGCCTAGAAACACAGGAGGAGATCGGAGGAGTTTCGAGTCAAAGGGTTTTCCGTAAAGCCGGTTTAATCCTTCTGCCGACTGAGACGGATCGGTCAGCTTGAGAGCATCTCGGTAAGCCCGATACATTCCGTAAAACCACATATTCTGAGCGGTAAAGAGCATAGGCGCGGCGATCACACCGGCTCTCATAGAGGGAAGGTCGAGGGAATCGCCGTCATGATCGTCCATGGCAAGAGCTAAACCTATTCCTGCGGTCAGGGGTGATAAGGTGCAAGTCAAATCCTTGACCGTCTCCCTCCACATCCCCATCCAGGCATGACCGAGGCCTGGAAAAACATTTAGGTTGCCCATCACAAAGGGTTCATACTCACACTCAGCGTTAGATGGAAAAATGGATGAGAGAATCAGCATTGGGATGATGAGGAGATGCTTCATGGAGGATTCTACTCCGCAGTTGTTGAAAGCGAGGCAGCCATTGCCAAAGCCACATATGCTAATACTCCCGCGGCATAGGCAAGACATCCTGTCCAGGCCCACTTAACTTGAATCCTTTTAGCAGCGTCCTTATATGCATCGGTATAAGCGGCTACGTATTCCGGCGATTTTCCCAGCAATCTTGAAGCGGGCGGTGATGGCTGATAGATGTAAGCGACGAGCAATCCCACCCATCCTCCCAAGCATCCGGCGACGAACCACAGACCTGTATTCGTATTAGCTTTTGCGTCGGCTTCGGCCGCTGCCTTTGCCTCTTCGATCTCAGCTCTCTGCTGAGCCAAGGCCAATATCGGGTTGAGCGTCAAAGCACAGACAAGCACCAAGGCAATCAGAGAGATCAATCTCATGGTATCCTCCTTCGGCTTAAGAAGTATCTAAATACTACAACACTAGAATCAGCCTGTCAAGAAAAATAGAGCAGCTGATCCACTCCCAGTTTGAGAAAGGGTCATGGGAAGCAGATTATGAAGCGGG harbors:
- a CDS encoding CPBP family intramembrane metalloprotease, coding for MWRETVKDLTCTLSPLTAGIGLALAMDDHDGDSLDLPSMRAGVIAAPMLFTAQNMWFYGMYRAYRDALKLTDPSQSAEGLNRLYGKPFDSKLLRSPPVFLGVMGFTGLATGLMFILDHYHVSLLDRDRVDIFGLKSTPQIGLLLHAGYYGALFSGVGVGEEALFRGMIQTEIERATGSPKLAILGQSLIFGLAHALNSDEPEERLLSSIWTSLLGGYMGLIYRKSGEDLGSSMAFHYWYDVLLSMASYILDPDTGALTFKVGYGW